The sequence below is a genomic window from Anomalospiza imberbis isolate Cuckoo-Finch-1a 21T00152 chromosome 17, ASM3175350v1, whole genome shotgun sequence.
AGCGAGGACCATGACAGGGACATCCCCACTCAACCCGTGACCAACACAGGCACCGAGGCAGCAGGGGGAAGACGGTGGAGGGAGGAAGACAGCGCAGGAAGACGGTGTGGGGGTGCGCGAGTGCGGCCCCGCGGGGTGCCGGGCTGAGTCCCGAAGTGTCGGGGGCCGGCACAGGGTGATGGGGCGGTGGCAACTCGCGGCCCGAGGTAGGAAGCGGAGGCGTGGGTCGGGCCCCGCTCCGGAATGCCGTGCGCGGCGCTTGCTCCGGGGCCGGTGCGGGGGCTCTCCGCCGGGAGGTTGCATAGAGTGGCTGGTTTGTCCCCACTGGGCTGGCGCGGGGCACGGAGCAAAGCAGGAGCTCGTGGAAGCAAGGAAGACAAATGAGAAGGGCTTTGCCTTTGTGGGAGGCTTGCAGGACATGGAGCCTGGGCTGCCGGGCCAGCTCGTGCCCTCCTGCCTCCGTGCCCCGCCACACAGTCCGCTCTCGGGGTCCTGTCCCCGTCTGTGTCACCGTGGCTGTGTCCTGGGCACGGcacttctgctgcagctctgccacctCCTGCGAGCCAGCGCTGGCATGGCCCGGCCAGTCTTGACAAATAAATAGTGAAAAGCATAagttataaataatataaataagaaCATTTAAATAGACTCACCCAAACTTTACAGCTACTCTGACCCCCTCCTCCTGAGTGCAGGTGGGGGGCAATGGCGAGGGAGCCGGGAGCCGGCtggagaaggggctggggaTACATGGGGGGTGGTTGGGGGTTCGGGTACTacctgccccagggctgggtctccagcccagctgccagcccagccctttgCATGGTGAGGGGGGCTGCACCTGCCTGGGGGGGGCTATTCCCCATCACCTTGGCAGGGGCCAGTTGTGCCTGGCCAAGCCAGGAGCTGGAAGCCAATGGAGGTCGTGTCCTGTGATCTCTGCTGGAAGCCCCTGGCTCCTCCCTTGGCTCTTCCCCTGACTCCAGGGCTGCGGATCTGCAGTGCCAGGGTGAACGCTGTGCcacagggcagaggggcagccGGGTGCCCTGTGTGGTGGGCTGCAGGGACCTGAGGCTCCAAGGGTGActggcagccctgccctctgtcagccTCAGTGGCCATCAGTCCTGCTGAGCTGGCAATAACACCAGCCCGTGGTCTCATCAAGCTTAGGGTCAAGGGGAGGGTTTGCTCCTAGTGGGGAGCAGAAAAGTGTCTTTTCTCTCCCGGGATCCCCCgggaagagaagcagcagctctaaataaataatagtaataaattaaataaatagagGTGAAAGTCACAAGCTAGGGGaggaaagtctctcctgggtCTGGAAGAGGTCCCCAGGTGAGTCCCCCGCAGAGAGACCTGCCTGGCTGCGGGGGGGGCTCTGGGACCCAGAGGAAAGGAGCTGGGTCCCACTGTGGGGGacccccttcccagggagcagaTGGGGAGTGAGTCTGTGGGGATGTGTCCTCCAGTCTCAGCACAGCAACAAaccagctggctgcagctgcaggagtgctggcacagggactgggaccaagatgggatggggatggggacagtaTGGGATGTTACAGGGGAATAGGGATGGACATGGGATGAGATAgatggggacggggatgggggTTGGATAGAAggatggggttgggaatggggatgTGCCACAGGGTTTGGGGGTCTAGTTCCCTATTGCACAGCTGTGTTCGGAGCCCTTGAAGCAGGCGGACTCGTAGTGCTTGTTGAGGTACGACTTGAGGGCGAAGGTCTTCTCGCACTGCTTGCACTTGTAGTGCTTGAAGGCCGAGTGGGTCTGCATGTGGGCGCGCAGGTTGGAGCGGTCGGCGAAGGCTTTCCCGCAGTGGGAGCAGCCGAACGGCTTCTCCCCGGTGTGGGACCTCATgtggccctgcagcagccagggccgGCTGAAGGCTTTGCCACACACATCGCACTTGTGCTTGAGGTTGTGGGTGAGGACGTGCATGGCCAGGGCGGGCATGGAGACGTATGCCTTCCCGCAGGTGGGGCATTTCCTCGCCATCTTGCTGTCCAGGCTGCGGTGGGTCTGCTTGTGCCGGCTGAGGTTGGAGGAGGTGGCGTAGGTCTTGCCGCACTCGGGGCAGGAGTGACGGTGGCTGCCACGGCGCTGGCTCTCGCTGCGCCGGCGCGACCGCCCGTCCGTGATGAAGAAGGCATCCATGGAATAGCTGTCTGTCACTGCCGCCTCCCCGTTGAAGTAGCGGGCGGAAAAGCTGGACTGGGGGCTCTCGGGATCGCTGTACTCCTCGTGGCCAGGTGCGTAGGCTGGGTCTGGTGGCGGTGGTGGGAGGCCTTGCTTCTTTTCAGTGTCATAGCCGGCTGGCgccaggcagtgctggaggtACCCTGTGGGGACAACACAGTGGGGTCATTGTccccccagagcagcctcacCAGGGACAGGAAAAAGCCACGAGCTAAAATTTCCCATAGAAGGTGCAGAACCAGAGTTGTCCCCCCCAAACTGGTTCCTGTCCCTGCGGAGCCACTGAGCACCAGAGCGGCATTGTCCTGCCTTGGCTCCTGTCTGCATCTGTCAGCAGGATGGGTCCCATCCCGCAGGGCTGCCTGGGATGGGAactggggatggagctgcagaACGTCCAGCTGCGCCTGCCCCGGCTGCGGGCAGCCCCCAGGGGCTATTAGCTGCCAGACAGCTGTCGGTGCCGGGAGCTCATTGGGAGCTCATTGTTCACCGGGGCTGTGCCGGTAATGAGCTACGCTCCGTGGGCAGCGCGGATTGGGGGGGATGAGGCTGCTCCAGGTTCCACTTCCTCAGCAaaggggctgggagagccccCCACCTCTCTGCTGTCCCCGCAGGGCCTATTCCCTGGAGATGGGACAGCACCAGGACGGCAGCAGCACCAGGTCTCTGGCCTCCGGCCAAACTGAGCGATGCACAGCTCCCCAGGTGTGGAGCTAGACTCGGGTACCAGTCCACTGGTGTCACACACATGTGACATTGGTGCAAGTCTGCTCATGACACTGCTTTGTATGTGGGTCTCCCAACCTG
It includes:
- the SCRT2 gene encoding transcriptional repressor scratch 2 isoform X2, with the translated sequence MPRSFLVKKLKAEAFPAAGAPAPPYAPLEPPYTLPGPAAGDGYLQHCLAPAGYDTEKKQGLPPPPPDPAYAPGHEEYSDPESPQSSFSARYFNGEAAVTDSYSMDAFFITDGRSRRRSESQRRGSHRHSCPECGKTYATSSNLSRHKQTHRSLDSKMARKCPTCGKAYVSMPALAMHVLTHNLKHKCDVCGKAFSRPWLLQGHMRSHTGEKPFGCSHCGKAFADRSNLRAHMQTHSAFKHYKCKQCEKTFALKSYLNKHYESACFKGSEHSCAIGN
- the SCRT2 gene encoding transcriptional repressor scratch 2 isoform X1, with the protein product MPQDRCSCQHELPKSARLAGWEAALGPGRLQTQLPDGLCQGAASPGLCPQPGHRVFHPVKAIEGYLQHCLAPAGYDTEKKQGLPPPPPDPAYAPGHEEYSDPESPQSSFSARYFNGEAAVTDSYSMDAFFITDGRSRRRSESQRRGSHRHSCPECGKTYATSSNLSRHKQTHRSLDSKMARKCPTCGKAYVSMPALAMHVLTHNLKHKCDVCGKAFSRPWLLQGHMRSHTGEKPFGCSHCGKAFADRSNLRAHMQTHSAFKHYKCKQCEKTFALKSYLNKHYESACFKGSEHSCAIGN